Part of the bacterium genome, CCGCGCTCTGGTGGCCGGGATCCGCGGCCGTGGCGGCCCCGGCGCCGCCGGGCCGCCCGTCTCTCGAGGTCACAGGGGCGACCCGCATCGAGTACGACGACGCCTCGCACGAGTGGATGTTCCGCGGACCTCGGGTGGTCGTGGTTCGAGGGACGCTGCGGATCGAGGCCCCCGAGGTCCGGTATGCTGAGGAGATCCAGGAGGTGACGCTCCCAAGCGGGGGGACCGCATTGACCCCCACGTTCGAGGTCACGGCCGACCGGCTGCAGGCGAACTTGCGGACCCGGCACGTGACGGCAGAGGGGCATGTCGCCGGGCGGTTTTCGGATGAGTCGGAGCCGATGATGTGGGGGACGTTCACGGCCCACCGGATCGAAGTCGACGATCGCGCAGAGCGCCGGCAGTTCGTCGCAACCGGTCGGGTGGTCATCGTACGCGGAGACCGGCACCTCAGCGGCGATCGCGTCGTGTACGATCACCAGGTCCAGCAG contains:
- a CDS encoding LptA/OstA family protein; this encodes MVTCTPPPGKSAVAVVLLVASALWWPGSAAVAAPAPPGRPSLEVTGATRIEYDDASHEWMFRGPRVVVVRGTLRIEAPEVRYAEEIQEVTLPSGGTALTPTFEVTADRLQANLRTRHVTAEGHVAGRFSDESEPMMWGTFTAHRIEVDDRAERRQFVATGRVVIVRGDRHLSGDRVVYDHQVQQGTVDGQAELARGSDRLRADHVFADLRRHEARADDHVLLDQDGIHGSADHATYNEPDQTAVLLGNVKILRGRDTLAADRATVLLGRHTAIAEGHVEVVAYPEGAAP